In Deinococcus psychrotolerans, a genomic segment contains:
- a CDS encoding Gfo/Idh/MocA family protein, with protein sequence MSDYQRPLRLAMVGGGKDAFIGAVHRHAAALDGRYELVAGALSSTPERSKASAAALGLPPERSYSTWEELLAGEKGREDGAEVISIVTPNHMHFPVALAAVQAGFHVICDKPLVHTLAQAQELQAAAEQAQSVFAVTYNYSGYPLVRQAREMVRGGQLGEIRKVIAEYHQGWLAAGSEGKQADWRTDPARSGPAGALGDIGTHAEQLISFVTGLEMEAVAADLTHFVAGRALDDDANMLLRFEGGAKGMLSVSQIEIGRENDLRLSVFGTKGSLSWRQEDPNVLIYDQLDAPRQLLTRGGPGLGAAATAATRLPAGHPEAFIEAFANIYSDVADDIWARQRGENIETLYPTLQDGVQGVAFVEKVLESAGMDGRWAKF encoded by the coding sequence CAACGCCCTTTAAGACTGGCGATGGTCGGCGGCGGCAAGGACGCCTTCATCGGCGCGGTTCACCGGCACGCGGCGGCGCTGGATGGGCGCTATGAGTTGGTGGCCGGAGCGCTCTCCAGCACGCCGGAACGTTCCAAAGCCTCGGCTGCGGCACTGGGCCTGCCGCCGGAGCGCAGTTACAGCACCTGGGAAGAATTGCTGGCGGGCGAAAAAGGCCGAGAAGACGGCGCGGAAGTCATCAGCATCGTGACGCCCAACCACATGCACTTTCCAGTGGCGCTGGCCGCCGTTCAGGCCGGGTTTCACGTCATCTGCGACAAGCCGCTGGTGCATACATTGGCTCAGGCGCAGGAACTTCAAGCGGCAGCCGAGCAGGCCCAGAGCGTGTTTGCTGTCACCTACAACTACTCCGGCTACCCGCTGGTGCGCCAGGCCCGCGAGATGGTGCGCGGCGGGCAACTCGGTGAGATTCGCAAAGTCATTGCCGAGTACCACCAGGGCTGGCTGGCCGCTGGAAGCGAGGGCAAGCAGGCCGACTGGCGTACCGACCCGGCCCGCAGCGGCCCCGCCGGAGCGCTGGGCGACATCGGCACACACGCCGAGCAACTGATCAGCTTTGTAACGGGATTGGAGATGGAGGCGGTGGCCGCTGATTTGACCCACTTTGTCGCGGGCCGGGCGCTCGACGACGACGCCAACATGCTGCTGCGCTTTGAAGGCGGCGCGAAGGGAATGCTCAGTGTTTCGCAAATCGAGATTGGCCGCGAGAACGACTTGCGTCTGTCGGTCTTTGGCACTAAAGGCAGCCTGAGCTGGCGGCAGGAAGATCCCAACGTGCTCATTTACGACCAGCTCGACGCCCCGCGCCAACTGCTGACACGCGGCGGGCCGGGGCTGGGCGCAGCGGCAACGGCGGCCACCCGCCTGCCTGCCGGACACCCCGAAGCGTTTATCGAGGCATTTGCCAACATCTACAGCGACGTGGCGGACGACATCTGGGCGAGGCAGCGGGGCGAGAATATTGAGACGCTCTACCCGACCCTGCAAGACGGCGTGCAGGGCGTGGCCTTCGTTGAGAAA